In Methanomassiliicoccales archaeon, the genomic window CGCCGCCGCATTCCAACCCCCTGGACCAAGGAGACCCGAGTTGCAGAGCTCCCTTAATGTCCTGCCATGACCCCTATAGTCATTCGCGTGGACGAAATATCCATTCTCTGACGTGAATCCTGCGAATCTCGAACACATTGCTGCGTGTTCTCCAGTGCCATGCGAGATCTGAACATTGGCCTTCGGTGATCGCCATTCATCGGGCAACCATCTGTAGACAAAGATTTCGATACCTTTATCATCCTGGAATGTGAAGCAAGATGAATGCATGGCACTTCCCCCTTCCCGCTGGAGTAAAAGATCGTCTTTATGATGGAATAATGCTACGCGACCCGGAACCGTCAGAACTGAGATTGCCCGATTCACTAAGTAACTGGTTTGGCTATCAAATTAGCTGATTATATCCCAAAAAACTAGCAAAATGCTCTATTTAACGAAAAAAAGTGCTAAGAATCGTAGGTATTCGGAACGAAAAAAGGGTTTGTTTTAAATATAATAACCACATTCCGGAGCAAAGATGGGGGCCCGCGAGCCACTTTACCTTTTCTGTCCCCCCAGGTAGTTCTCCTCCTTTCGGGCTCCCATCAGCAAACCCTCAATTATTGAGCCACAAATCTTCTCATTCGATCAGGGTCGACCCTTCACGATCGCTTCTCCTCTAATCTTTTACCTACGTTCCAGGCATTTGCCAGCTTGTCACCCAGTCTCCAGTACCCCCGGTCGAAATGGGTGTATAGTATTGGGTCAAGCTTCTCGAAATCCAGTGTTCCCTCAGTCATCACGCTATCATCACAGTAGGTTTCAACTATTCTCCCAATGAAGATATCATGCTTCGGAAGATCCAGCGTTTGGATCAACTCACATTCCATGTTGATCGGGAACTCCTCGATCATTGGCGCGGTCCTCAATTTGCCGTAGAAGGCACGAAATATGGAGGATTTGTCCACTTTCTTCCCTGACACTATTCCCACATAATCGGTCTTTTCAACCTGCTCGGCGGAAGGGATGTTAATACTGAAGGTGCAGTTGTCCTTGATGCCCTTGTTGGAGTAATGACTCTTGGCAGATCCAAGCGATACCGTCTCGAAGTCTAGAATTCCCACGTGAGCGATGGTTATGTAGTTCGGTTTACCATCGACCTTGGTCCCCACTACCGTGGTAGGCATGGGATATAGACAATTCTTGGGTCCTATCTTAATCTTCAAAGACGCCCCTCCTGTATGTAATTATGATAGCTAGGGGCTGATATCGTTTTCCCTGGCTGCCAATGGAAGAACATTGCCTTTGAATCATTGGTGAAAAAGGGTATAAATGACGATCATATTCCTACACCCATGTACCTTAGGATAGTACTCCTGGGTCCGCCTGGTTCAGGGAAAGGTACCCAGGCTAAGCGCCTTATGGAGGAGCTGAAGGTCGCTCATATCTCAACTGGCGACCTTCTCCGGGAAGCGGTGAAGGCCCAATCGGAGTTGGGAAAGAAGGCAAAAGAGTTCATGAACGCCGGTAAACTTGTCCCAGATGATTTGGTGATAGCCCTGGTTCGGGAGAAGATTTCCTCACTGGAAGGCGGATTTCTGCTTGATGGATTCCCCCGGACCATCGAGCAGGCCAAGAAGCTCGAGGAGATATCCGAGATTGATACCGTCATCAACCTCGAGGTGGACGAAGATATTCTGGTTGAAAGGCTTACGAAGAGAAGGTCTTGCAAGGACTGTGGCGGAGTTTATCACCTACTGTTCAACCCTCCAAAGGAAGATGGAAAGTGCGACAGGTGTGGAGGTGAACTCTATCAAAGGAGTGACGATACCGAGGTGACTGTTAAGGAGAGGCTCAGGACCTACAGAAAGAGCACCCTGCCCCTTGTTGAGTACTATCAATCGAAGGGGAATCTTCTCAATATCGATGGTGGCAAGGACATCGGCGAGGTGTTCTACTCGATCATGAAAGCCCTTGAGCCCATGATGTAAATCTCCAGCACCCTCTGCAATGACGCTCGGAAGTGGGAAGAGTAGAGCGTAAACTAT contains:
- a CDS encoding flavin reductase family protein, which produces MPTTVVGTKVDGKPNYITIAHVGILDFETVSLGSAKSHYSNKGIKDNCTFSINIPSAEQVEKTDYVGIVSGKKVDKSSIFRAFYGKLRTAPMIEEFPINMECELIQTLDLPKHDIFIGRIVETYCDDSVMTEGTLDFEKLDPILYTHFDRGYWRLGDKLANAWNVGKRLEEKRS
- a CDS encoding adenylate kinase, producing the protein MYLRIVLLGPPGSGKGTQAKRLMEELKVAHISTGDLLREAVKAQSELGKKAKEFMNAGKLVPDDLVIALVREKISSLEGGFLLDGFPRTIEQAKKLEEISEIDTVINLEVDEDILVERLTKRRSCKDCGGVYHLLFNPPKEDGKCDRCGGELYQRSDDTEVTVKERLRTYRKSTLPLVEYYQSKGNLLNIDGGKDIGEVFYSIMKALEPMM